The following proteins come from a genomic window of Leguminivora glycinivorella isolate SPB_JAAS2020 unplaced genomic scaffold, LegGlyc_1.1 Scaffold8, whole genome shotgun sequence:
- the LOC125242131 gene encoding 26S proteasome non-ATPase regulatory subunit 9-like produces the protein MVGFNMDGPARDRVLRLMEEKDRLEREIRDHTAVLETNNVGMHDSLVDADGFPRNDIDVYKVRHARHQIICLQNDHKALMRRIEQGLAEVHADLMGSTGEGSAAQALSALHMNGNGTHHNGPDSPMEVDDERQVFARISFVHNGSPADDAGLCVGDEVIQFGSITAQNFNDMSQINDVVSHSVGQRVQVRVRRARLVLNLSVVPRPWAQPGLLGCQINRIS, from the exons ATGGTCGGATTTAACATGGATGGGCCAGCGAGGGATCGAGTACTGAGACTGATGGAGGAGAAGGATAGGCTAGAGAGAGAAATTCGCGACCATACGGCGGTGTTGGAAACCAATAATGTGGGAATGCACGACTCGCTGGTTGACGCTGATGGATTCCCACGGAATGATATAGATGTGTATAAAGTACGACATGCTCGGCATCAGATCATCT GTCTTCAGAACGACCACAAAGCCCTAATGAGAAGAATAGAGCAAGGTTTGGCCGAGGTCCACGCAGACCTTATGGGGTCCACTGGAGAGGGTTCTGCCGCCCAGGCTCTCTCGGCACTTCACATGAATGGAAATGGGACTCATCATAATGGACCAGACAGCCCTATGGAGGTGGATGATGAACGGCAGGTGTTTGCAAGGATTTCTTTTGTGCATAACGGGTCTCCAGCTGATGATGCC GGCTTATGTGTTGGCGACGAAGTGATCCAGTTTGGGTCTATCACGGCGCAGAACTTCAACGATATGTCACAGATTAACGACGTTGTTTCGCACTCTGTTGGCCAGCGTGTACAG GTGAGAGTGCGGCGCGCACGTCTGGTGCTGAACCTGTCGGTGGTGCCACGGCCGTGGGCGCAGCCCGGCCTGCTCGGCTGCCAGATCAACCGGATCTCCTAA